A single genomic interval of Antechinus flavipes isolate AdamAnt ecotype Samford, QLD, Australia chromosome 1, AdamAnt_v2, whole genome shotgun sequence harbors:
- the LOC127559865 gene encoding zinc finger protein OZF-like, with amino-acid sequence MKTLMIPRQQMEPMEGVTSGFPMAPIQEQVTFQDVAVDFSWEEWMILEPAQRALHRNVMLENYQNLVSVGIPVSRLDLISVLEKQEAASSPKSRNTSGSHQDVLTDHQRTHPGEKPFVCKECGKGFRHRNTLTIHQRIHTGERPFECEECGKAFKEHGYLTVHQRTHTGEKPFECNECGKAFSHRQNLIRHQKIHTGEKSFECRECGKAFSQRPHLIRHQKIHTGEKPFECKECGKAFSDRGYLIIHQRTHTGEKPFECNECGKAFNDRGSLTGHQRTHTGEKPFECKECGKAFSDRGYLTGHQRTHTGEKPFVCKECGKGFIRRIDLTIHQRVHTEEKPFLCHECGKAFNFRGNLTVHQRTHTGEKPFVCNECGKDFSRNSSLITHQKIHTKEKQNLFK; translated from the exons ATGAAGACTCTGATGATCCCCAGGCAGCAGATGGAGCCCATGGAGGGTGTGACTTCTGGCTTTCCCATGGCCCCCATTCAGGAACAAGTGACCTTCCAGGACGTGGCCGTGGACTTCAGCTGGGAGGAGTGGATGATCCTGGAGCCTGCCCAGAGGGCCCTGCACAGGAacgtgatgctggagaactaccAGAACCTGGTCTCTGTGGGGATTCCCGTTTCCAGACTGGATCTGATCTCTGTGTTGGAGAAGCAAGAAGCAGCCTCGAGTCCCAAGAGCAGAAACACCAGTGGGTCTCATCAAGATGTACTTACTGATCATCAGAGAACTCAccctggagagaaaccctttgtgTGTAAGGAATGTGGGAAAGGTTTTAGGCACAGGAACACTctcactattcatcagagaattcataccgGAGAGAGACCCTTTGAATGTGAGGAATGTGGGAAAG ccttcaagGAACATGGATaccttactgtacatcagaggactcacactggagagaaaccctttgaatgtaatgagtgtggaaaagccttcagccaCAGACAAAACCTGATTCGTCATcaaaaaattcatactggagagaaatccTTTGAATGTagggaatgtggaaaagccttcagccaGAGACCACACCTCATTCGTCATcaaaaaattcatactggagaaaaaccctttgaatgtaaggaatgtggaaaagccttcagtgaTCGAGGATACCTTATTAtacatcagagaactcacactggagagaaaccctttgaatgtaatgagtgtggaaaagccttcaaTGATCGAGGATCCCTTACTGgacatcagagaactcacactggggagaaaccaTTTGAATGtaaggaatgtggaaaagccttcagtgaTCGAGGATACCTTACTGgacatcagagaactcacactggggagaaaccaTTTGTGTGTAAGGAATGTGGGAAAGGTTTTATTCGGAGGATTGATCTCACTATTCATCAGAGAGTTCATACTGAAGAAAAACCCTTTCTATGtcatgaatgtggaaaagccttcaacTTTCGAGGAAaccttactgtacatcagagaactcacactggagagaaaccttttgtaTGTAATGAGTGTGGGAAAGACTTTAGTAGGAACTCTAGCCTTATTACtcatcagaaaattcatactaAAGAGAAGCAGAATTTGTTCAAATAG